Proteins encoded by one window of Streptomyces sp. NBC_01571:
- a CDS encoding IS5 family transposase, whose translation MRRRRYPSDTTDREWLLIEPLLPVPACQTPHGGRPEAHPRREIVDALRYLVDSGCKWSAVPSDFPPFKTVFGFFTRWSAAGVFNLIRDQLRRRVRRAMGTSPRPVAVVIDSQSVKVAATVPRSTSGYDAGKKTPGRKRHIVVDLKGLPVFVMVTPADMHDSVAAREVLFRLRLMHPAITIVWAALAYAGTLVEWARSFLHLTIKTVSRPKGAKGFVLLPRSWVVERSLAWLLHARRNVRDYETLPEHSEAMLTLAAIALMTRRLTRPAPQPNAAMPRPQPALKAA comes from the coding sequence ATGCGTCGACGCCGGTATCCCTCGGACACCACGGACCGGGAGTGGCTGCTGATAGAGCCGCTGCTTCCCGTTCCGGCATGCCAAACCCCGCACGGGGGCCGCCCGGAAGCGCATCCTCGGCGCGAGATCGTCGACGCGCTGCGCTATCTCGTCGACTCGGGCTGTAAATGGAGTGCCGTGCCCAGTGACTTTCCGCCGTTCAAGACGGTGTTCGGGTTCTTCACCCGCTGGTCGGCAGCTGGCGTCTTCAACCTGATCCGTGACCAGCTGCGGCGCCGGGTCCGCCGGGCGATGGGCACATCTCCGCGCCCGGTGGCGGTCGTGATCGACTCACAATCTGTGAAAGTCGCCGCCACCGTCCCGCGCTCCACCTCCGGCTACGACGCGGGCAAGAAGACTCCTGGAAGAAAGAGACACATCGTCGTGGACCTGAAAGGGCTGCCGGTGTTCGTCATGGTCACCCCGGCCGACATGCACGACAGCGTCGCGGCTCGCGAAGTCCTCTTCCGCCTGCGGCTGATGCACCCCGCAATCACCATCGTCTGGGCAGCTCTCGCCTACGCCGGCACCCTCGTCGAATGGGCCAGGAGCTTCCTACACCTGACGATCAAGACCGTGAGCAGGCCCAAGGGAGCAAAGGGGTTCGTTCTGCTGCCGCGTAGTTGGGTAGTGGAGAGGTCTCTGGCATGGCTGCTTCACGCGCGCCGGAACGTGCGCGACTACGAAACCTTGCCCGAGCACTCCGAGGCGATGCTCACTCTTGCGGCCATCGCGCTCATGACCCGACGGCTCACCCGGCCCGCGCCACAGCCGAACGCCGCCATGCCCCGCCCGCAACCTGCTCTGAAGGCCGCCTGA
- a CDS encoding DUF6192 family protein translates to MPATGRIVPSLGERRFSEDERDTVHRNVDRVRATCEWIITAVDSGEVDVDVELSKLLRGE, encoded by the coding sequence ATGCCGGCGACGGGCCGGATCGTGCCGTCACTGGGTGAGCGCCGTTTCTCCGAGGACGAGCGTGACACGGTGCACCGCAACGTAGACCGTGTCCGCGCTACCTGCGAGTGGATCATTACGGCCGTGGACAGCGGCGAGGTCGACGTGGACGTGGAACTGTCGAAGCTCTTGCGAGGCGAGTAG